In one window of Gudongella oleilytica DNA:
- the ald gene encoding alanine dehydrogenase, whose protein sequence is MIIGIPKEIKKNEYRVACNPDGVKEITSKGHTVLVERGAGIGSGYSDEDYINSGAILKDTPREVYEEAELIYKVKEIFPQEFQYLREDHIVFTYIHSNAYAEQTDALLEKKVTGIAYEDVDDKDGEFPLLKPMSIIAGKGGFLAALHFMQRVHGGNGILLSRIDGVRTPEITIIGAGNSGVAAAELAAALGNKVTILDINIDKLEKARKELPSNVELLISNRANLETCLKRTDVLINCILWPKWRKDHLVDRDMLKMMKPGAMIVDVACDDEGAIQTTHSTSHDDPVYEVDGVTHYCVDNIPSAFSQTATTTLCNVTVPYVLKIAEKGVKQALIDDKYLRRGLTTYKGLLTLEETGRKQNRPWVTPEKALGME, encoded by the coding sequence GTGATAATTGGAATCCCAAAGGAGATCAAAAAAAATGAATACAGGGTGGCATGCAATCCTGACGGAGTTAAGGAGATCACAAGCAAAGGCCACACTGTTCTTGTCGAAAGAGGTGCAGGAATCGGAAGCGGCTATTCGGATGAGGACTATATCAATAGTGGTGCGATCCTTAAGGATACTCCCAGGGAGGTATATGAGGAAGCCGAGCTAATTTACAAGGTGAAGGAGATATTCCCTCAGGAATTTCAATATCTTAGGGAGGACCACATAGTATTTACCTATATCCACTCTAACGCCTACGCCGAGCAAACTGATGCCTTACTTGAGAAAAAGGTTACAGGGATAGCCTATGAGGATGTAGACGACAAGGACGGCGAGTTTCCGTTACTTAAGCCAATGAGCATCATTGCAGGCAAAGGGGGCTTTCTGGCGGCACTTCACTTTATGCAAAGAGTCCATGGGGGAAATGGGATACTTTTATCCAGGATAGATGGAGTAAGAACCCCGGAGATAACCATCATTGGTGCAGGCAACTCAGGAGTAGCTGCAGCTGAACTTGCTGCAGCATTAGGGAACAAGGTGACAATTCTCGATATAAATATTGATAAGCTTGAGAAGGCAAGAAAGGAGCTGCCTTCAAATGTCGAGCTGCTTATATCCAACAGAGCCAATCTGGAGACGTGCCTGAAGAGGACTGATGTCCTTATAAATTGCATCCTTTGGCCTAAGTGGAGAAAGGACCATCTGGTGGACAGAGATATGCTGAAGATGATGAAGCCAGGAGCGATGATAGTGGATGTGGCATGCGATGACGAGGGCGCGATACAAACGACACATTCAACCTCTCATGACGATCCTGTTTACGAGGTTGATGGAGTGACCCACTATTGTGTGGACAACATACCCTCGGCTTTTTCACAGACGGCAACTACAACTCTTTGCAACGTTACAGTGCCTTATGTTCTTAAAATAGCAGAAAAGGGCGTAAAACAGGCTCTAATCGATGACAAGTATCTGAGGAGAGGGCTTACGACATATAAAGGCTTGCTGACACTTGAGGAAACAGGAAGAAAGCAGAACAGACCATGGGTAACACCTGAAAAGGCTCTTGGTATGGAGTAA
- a CDS encoding NADPH-dependent oxidoreductase: MDMINETIALQQEHRTIREFTDEPVAKEIMDTILRVAQRTATSNGMQSYSIIRVTDPELKEAIARVGNQAYIAREPELLIFIVDSYRNGRIALEKGYNGEAHKDMDRFFQGWTDACLAAQNVVLAAESLGLGANYLGCILNDSAKMIELLKLPELTFPVVGVGLGYPNQTPQLKPRMDMSLRVFENSYSTLDDYLAAIAEYDQEMQTYYDLRNANKRVDSFSDQVVSKLVNVIPGRQDILNVIKSQGFNLMIK; this comes from the coding sequence ATGGATATGATAAACGAAACGATCGCTTTGCAACAGGAGCACCGCACCATTCGGGAATTTACTGATGAGCCTGTGGCTAAGGAGATCATGGATACTATATTACGGGTAGCTCAGAGGACCGCGACTTCAAACGGGATGCAAAGCTATTCAATAATAAGGGTGACTGATCCTGAGCTTAAAGAAGCTATTGCCAGGGTCGGAAATCAGGCATATATCGCCAGAGAGCCAGAACTGCTCATATTTATAGTTGACAGCTATCGAAATGGCAGGATAGCCCTGGAGAAAGGATATAATGGGGAAGCGCACAAGGACATGGACAGATTCTTCCAGGGATGGACTGATGCCTGCCTTGCTGCTCAAAATGTCGTCCTGGCTGCTGAATCATTAGGACTTGGAGCAAATTATCTCGGTTGCATACTGAATGACTCTGCAAAGATGATCGAGCTTTTGAAGCTTCCGGAATTGACATTTCCAGTGGTAGGAGTAGGTCTTGGGTACCCGAACCAGACTCCACAGCTCAAACCAAGGATGGATATGAGCCTGAGGGTTTTCGAGAACAGCTACTCGACATTGGACGATTATCTCGCTGCAATCGCTGAATACGACCAGGAAATGCAGACTTATTATGATTTGAGAAATGCAAACAAGAGAGTCGACAGCTTCAGCGACCAGGTGGTATCAAAGCTGGTAAATGTTATCCCTGGAAGGCAGGATATTTTGAATGTAATCAAATCGCAGGGCTTTAACTTAATGATAAAATAG
- a CDS encoding ABC transporter permease: protein MKLSFSIALRFLRSGRGQTALIAIGIAVGVSVQIFIGLLIQGLQIDLVDTTIGSSSQITITSTNEEKLIKDWERTVYEAKLFEPEIINVSPAVDGPASIDYETDIDPVVIRGFNLSDSDPIYGFTDGLYEGSLPTQRDEAIIGRELAVKTGTKPGDRITLLTPDGGFTRLTVTGLFDLGVSSLNENWVVTTLDTAQGILGAGNSVTSVEMQVSEVFDADILAEKLEYSISGKDLRIDNWKDQNASLLSGLNGQSVSSYMIQVFVLVAVLLGISSVLAISVVQRSKQLGILKAMGILDSDASLIFVFQGLMLGLLGAVLGIALGFGLLWSFTKFALNPDGTPVLPIYINYGFIALSGSFAVISAMIASLIPARLSSRLNPIEVIKNG, encoded by the coding sequence ATGAAACTATCTTTTTCAATCGCCCTAAGATTTTTACGTTCTGGCAGAGGTCAAACCGCACTTATTGCAATCGGCATAGCTGTTGGTGTTTCTGTTCAGATTTTTATCGGTTTACTCATCCAGGGTCTTCAGATAGACCTTGTAGATACGACTATCGGCAGCTCATCTCAAATTACCATAACCTCGACCAATGAGGAAAAACTTATTAAGGACTGGGAAAGGACCGTCTACGAGGCTAAGCTTTTTGAGCCAGAGATAATAAATGTTTCACCGGCAGTGGATGGACCTGCAAGCATTGATTATGAAACCGACATCGATCCAGTTGTTATAAGAGGCTTCAATCTATCCGATTCAGATCCTATCTATGGTTTCACTGATGGATTGTATGAGGGCTCTCTGCCGACGCAAAGGGATGAAGCAATCATTGGAAGGGAGCTTGCTGTAAAAACAGGTACAAAACCCGGCGACAGGATAACGCTCCTGACCCCGGACGGTGGATTCACAAGGCTAACAGTAACAGGTCTTTTTGACCTTGGGGTATCTTCTCTAAACGAAAACTGGGTTGTAACTACACTTGATACAGCCCAAGGAATACTTGGAGCAGGTAACAGCGTCACATCTGTGGAGATGCAGGTCTCTGAGGTGTTCGACGCAGATATTCTTGCAGAGAAACTTGAATATTCCATTTCGGGCAAGGACCTTAGAATTGACAACTGGAAGGACCAGAATGCATCGCTTTTAAGCGGTCTGAACGGCCAAAGCGTTTCAAGCTATATGATCCAGGTATTCGTCCTTGTGGCAGTGCTTTTAGGCATATCAAGCGTGCTGGCTATATCAGTAGTGCAGAGATCAAAACAGCTGGGAATACTGAAGGCAATGGGCATATTAGACAGCGACGCAAGCCTCATATTCGTGTTCCAGGGTCTGATGCTTGGTCTATTAGGCGCAGTGCTGGGTATAGCACTTGGCTTCGGTCTTTTGTGGTCCTTTACAAAGTTTGCTTTAAATCCTGATGGAACGCCGGTTCTTCCAATATATATAAATTATGGCTTCATAGCCTTATCAGGATCGTTTGCAGTGATTTCCGCAATGATCGCTTCACTTATTCCAGCGAGACTATCATCAAGGCTTAATCCTATCGAGGTGATCAAGAATGGCTAA
- a CDS encoding efflux RND transporter periplasmic adaptor subunit, giving the protein MNIIKKKSFRIFGLLAVAAIAAFYLFGSGGGGVEVKAMTASKTDITKTVSMSGTVEPVSSEVIAVQQGLKVLKVHVKENEEVEPGQIIAELDSTDLRLSLEKTSLSLEQVEDEFGTLKNTSISSDQAILKNAMDRAKEDYNKAVADASKGAQDLAAYWVLLEEGAISKAEYDNRASAQMSLEAYRNTALLNYEDATLRYSQFVNSSSDGVQGLDRQRQSILLDMELLQNSINDTIIKSNISGTVVDLPLDEGKDVPAGAEVIIHGSEGLEFVAFVSQEESLLIAEDQKAIVQVPGSGRSYEGRVSFVGKLAKVEPSSGSRTPRVEVRILLGGTDDKIIPGFDADAVVSTDSKAGVLSVKTEAVRYDESGSAYVYVVKAGKAVKTPVELGISDGYAVEIKSGLNENDQVILNPQMEISDGTEVSILE; this is encoded by the coding sequence ATGAATATTATTAAGAAAAAATCCTTCAGGATCTTTGGATTGCTTGCTGTCGCTGCTATAGCAGCCTTCTATCTTTTTGGAAGTGGAGGAGGCGGAGTCGAGGTCAAAGCAATGACTGCATCAAAAACTGACATTACCAAAACTGTATCCATGTCTGGAACCGTAGAGCCTGTATCAAGTGAAGTCATAGCCGTTCAGCAGGGCTTAAAGGTGCTTAAGGTACATGTAAAGGAAAATGAAGAGGTCGAACCTGGTCAGATAATAGCAGAGCTTGATTCCACAGATCTAAGGCTTTCATTGGAGAAGACATCCTTATCGCTTGAGCAAGTCGAGGATGAGTTTGGAACACTTAAAAACACCTCCATATCCAGTGATCAGGCTATACTTAAAAATGCCATGGACAGAGCAAAGGAGGATTACAATAAAGCTGTAGCAGACGCATCAAAGGGTGCTCAGGATCTTGCAGCATACTGGGTACTCTTAGAAGAAGGAGCGATAAGTAAAGCAGAGTACGACAACAGGGCATCAGCCCAAATGTCCCTTGAAGCTTATAGAAATACCGCCTTGTTGAACTATGAGGACGCTACTCTCCGGTACTCTCAATTCGTTAACAGTTCATCCGATGGAGTCCAGGGCCTTGACAGGCAAAGACAATCCATACTTCTGGACATGGAGCTGCTTCAGAATTCTATTAACGACACGATCATAAAATCCAATATTTCAGGCACTGTGGTTGATCTTCCTCTTGACGAGGGCAAAGATGTTCCAGCAGGGGCTGAGGTCATCATACATGGCAGTGAAGGCCTTGAATTCGTTGCATTTGTCAGTCAGGAGGAATCCTTGTTGATAGCTGAAGATCAAAAAGCAATTGTTCAGGTTCCAGGTTCTGGAAGATCCTATGAGGGTAGAGTATCCTTTGTTGGAAAACTTGCCAAGGTGGAGCCATCGAGCGGGAGCAGGACGCCGAGGGTCGAGGTGAGGATACTTCTTGGCGGCACAGATGATAAAATTATTCCTGGCTTTGATGCAGATGCCGTGGTTTCGACGGATTCAAAAGCAGGAGTGCTTTCAGTAAAAACCGAGGCTGTCAGGTATGATGAGTCAGGCTCAGCCTACGTTTATGTCGTTAAAGCTGGTAAGGCTGTAAAAACTCCTGTTGAGCTAGGAATATCCGACGGATATGCAGTAGAAATTAAGTCAGGGCTAAACGAGAACGATCAGGTCATTCTTAATCCTCAAATGGAAATATCTGACGGTACTGAAGTAAGTATTTTAGAATGA
- a CDS encoding glycine/betaine/sarcosine/D-proline family reductase selenoprotein B — translation MKKVLFYTNQFFGQIGGEDKASMKPLLLEGAAGSANLFIEGLGAEIVATVVCGDNYYAENMEAAREEIFEMVKGLDTDLLIAGPAFNAGRFGMACGDLCVYLDKMLGVKTVTGMYVENPAVAIYKDKTIIAETANSAAGMKKAVASMKKIANKLLSGEELGLPSEEGYIPRGIRVNIFKDRTGAERALDMLVKKLKGEEFQTEIPIPSYNKVKPAKGLRDLKKAKIAILTSGGIVPIGNPDHLPAATAKFYKKYSIKDIEKLEEGSYESVHAGYDPVYANKNPNVVLPIDLMKAKEKDGTFGELYEYYYVTTGNSTSVADATAMGKEIAQELLQAGVDGAIMTSTUGTCTRCGATIVKELEAVGIPSSHICTVTPISKTVGAVRIVPAFAIPFPVGNPMDTSEKESEIRNRIVDEALEMLTVDVE, via the coding sequence ATGAAGAAAGTGTTGTTTTATACTAATCAATTCTTTGGACAGATTGGCGGCGAAGATAAGGCTTCAATGAAGCCCTTACTCCTGGAGGGTGCTGCCGGCTCGGCAAATCTTTTTATTGAGGGACTGGGCGCTGAGATCGTTGCAACAGTAGTATGTGGTGACAATTACTATGCTGAAAATATGGAAGCTGCAAGAGAAGAGATTTTTGAAATGGTCAAGGGACTTGATACAGATCTCTTAATAGCTGGGCCTGCCTTCAACGCCGGCCGCTTTGGGATGGCCTGTGGAGACCTTTGCGTTTATCTTGATAAAATGCTTGGGGTAAAGACAGTAACAGGAATGTATGTGGAAAATCCAGCAGTTGCAATTTACAAAGATAAAACTATAATAGCAGAGACTGCCAACTCGGCAGCAGGTATGAAAAAAGCGGTAGCCTCAATGAAGAAAATAGCAAACAAGCTCCTTTCCGGAGAAGAGCTTGGCCTGCCTTCCGAGGAGGGTTATATCCCAAGAGGGATAAGAGTCAATATATTCAAGGATAGAACTGGAGCTGAAAGAGCCCTTGACATGCTTGTAAAAAAGCTAAAGGGGGAGGAGTTCCAAACGGAGATACCTATACCATCATATAATAAAGTAAAGCCGGCTAAAGGACTTAGGGACCTGAAGAAAGCCAAGATCGCAATATTGACATCGGGAGGCATCGTTCCAATAGGGAATCCCGATCACCTGCCTGCTGCTACGGCTAAGTTCTACAAAAAATACAGTATCAAAGACATAGAGAAGCTTGAGGAAGGAAGCTATGAGTCGGTCCATGCAGGCTATGATCCTGTATATGCAAATAAAAATCCAAATGTAGTGCTTCCCATAGATCTTATGAAGGCAAAGGAAAAGGATGGAACATTTGGTGAGCTTTATGAGTATTATTATGTAACCACAGGGAATTCCACATCTGTTGCAGATGCCACGGCAATGGGAAAGGAAATCGCACAGGAGCTGTTACAAGCTGGAGTCGACGGAGCGATTATGACATCGACCTGAGGCACATGCACTCGTTGCGGAGCGACGATAGTCAAGGAGCTGGAGGCAGTTGGAATACCTTCATCACACATTTGTACGGTTACGCCTATATCGAAAACTGTTGGAGCTGTGAGGATAGTACCTGCATTTGCAATCCCCTTCCCGGTGGGCAATCCAATGGATACCAGCGAGAAGGAAAGTGAAATAAGAAACAGGATAGTAGATGAAGCATTGGAAATGCTGACTGTTGATGTAGAATAG
- a CDS encoding fumarylacetoacetate hydrolase family protein, which yields MKFLTYKRVEAVKVGIMDDNNMIYSLSEVLGHEEYGTMLECIAGISDAELARVDAFLKDPDFEGVSSDKVKILAPITKPIHDIICVGVNYLDHLNESKNAMNDDKFNTVTKPVYFGKRTQMIVGSDAPIKGWLEVDENLDYEVELAVIIGKKGTCIPKDKVEEYIFGYSAFNDFSSRKLQTLHMQWYRGKSLDTYTAMGPVILHKSMMPFPVEADVISRVNGEVRQSSNTRMLINDIAELISDFSNGITLEPGDIIATGTPAGVGMGFSPQRFLKRGDVVECEIPGIGILKNTIE from the coding sequence ATGAAATTTTTAACCTACAAAAGAGTTGAAGCTGTGAAGGTCGGCATTATGGATGATAACAATATGATATACAGTTTATCTGAGGTGCTGGGGCATGAAGAGTACGGAACTATGCTTGAGTGCATCGCTGGAATTTCAGATGCCGAGCTGGCGCGAGTTGATGCTTTTCTAAAAGATCCTGATTTCGAAGGGGTCAGTTCAGATAAGGTCAAAATCCTTGCTCCTATAACAAAACCTATCCATGACATTATATGCGTTGGTGTTAATTATCTGGATCATCTTAACGAATCAAAAAATGCAATGAATGATGATAAATTTAATACAGTAACCAAACCAGTATATTTTGGCAAGCGGACTCAGATGATAGTTGGATCTGATGCTCCAATAAAAGGATGGCTTGAGGTTGATGAAAATTTGGATTATGAAGTTGAGCTTGCGGTGATAATAGGCAAGAAAGGAACCTGCATTCCAAAGGATAAGGTTGAGGAATATATCTTTGGATACTCAGCTTTCAATGATTTTTCATCCAGGAAGCTCCAAACGCTGCATATGCAATGGTATAGGGGAAAGAGTCTGGATACTTATACTGCAATGGGACCAGTTATACTGCACAAATCAATGATGCCATTCCCTGTTGAGGCTGATGTCATATCCAGGGTGAATGGGGAGGTAAGACAAAGCTCTAACACAAGGATGCTTATAAATGATATAGCTGAGCTGATATCAGACTTCTCCAACGGGATAACACTCGAGCCGGGGGATATAATCGCTACAGGTACTCCGGCAGGTGTTGGAATGGGATTTTCTCCTCAAAGATTCCTTAAAAGGGGAGACGTGGTTGAATGCGAGATCCCGGGGATCGGGATACTGAAGAATACAATCGAATAG
- a CDS encoding LysE family translocator translates to MIKGFKFGMLLQIAVGPVCLFIFGTSVENGFWQAMQGVAAVTLVDSLFIIGAILGMAAILEKKEGAKTFFKYFGASILILFGLQTLLGVFGLSILPAINLFRSVSSGSAFPKVLLLTLSNPLTIMFWAGVFSSKIVEDGLGRKEMYLFGVGAVLSTLLFMTFVSALGSVAGIFIPEAAMSVLNGLVGLILIGFGLRTVYRK, encoded by the coding sequence TTGATCAAGGGCTTTAAATTTGGAATGCTTCTTCAAATTGCAGTAGGACCAGTATGTTTGTTTATATTTGGAACATCGGTTGAAAACGGCTTCTGGCAAGCGATGCAGGGTGTTGCTGCCGTTACTTTGGTTGACAGCCTCTTCATAATTGGTGCAATACTTGGAATGGCAGCTATACTGGAGAAAAAAGAAGGCGCCAAGACTTTTTTCAAGTACTTTGGCGCTTCCATTCTGATATTATTCGGACTGCAAACCCTTCTTGGAGTTTTCGGTTTATCTATACTCCCCGCTATAAATCTGTTTAGGAGTGTCAGCTCAGGATCTGCTTTCCCAAAGGTATTGCTCCTTACTCTGTCTAATCCTCTGACCATAATGTTTTGGGCAGGAGTGTTTTCATCGAAGATCGTCGAGGACGGCCTGGGAAGAAAGGAGATGTACCTGTTTGGTGTAGGAGCTGTACTTTCAACTCTCTTATTCATGACATTTGTTTCAGCACTTGGAAGTGTCGCTGGGATCTTTATTCCCGAAGCTGCTATGTCAGTTTTAAATGGCCTTGTAGGACTGATTCTAATAGGTTTTGGCCTTCGAACCGTCTATCGGAAATAG
- a CDS encoding Lrp/AsnC family transcriptional regulator: MDNLDLSILEILKENGRATASDISRRVKLSVPAVSERMRKLEESGIIQEYTVRINREELGYRLLSIIFVNIGQTGNIQGFRSVITKYPEVIECHHMAGEYDYMLKVLLRDTSELEEFISRKLKSIKGVEKSNTQVVLSTLKETINR, encoded by the coding sequence ATGGACAATTTGGACTTAAGTATACTTGAAATACTTAAAGAGAACGGCAGGGCCACTGCTTCTGATATAAGCAGGAGGGTCAAGCTGTCAGTGCCTGCAGTATCTGAGCGGATGAGAAAACTTGAGGAGTCAGGCATTATCCAGGAATATACCGTAAGGATCAATCGGGAAGAACTGGGCTACAGGCTTTTATCTATTATTTTTGTAAATATCGGTCAGACAGGTAATATTCAGGGCTTTAGGAGTGTAATTACGAAGTATCCTGAGGTAATAGAATGTCATCACATGGCGGGAGAATACGATTATATGCTTAAGGTCCTTCTAAGGGATACTTCAGAGCTCGAAGAATTTATAAGCCGTAAGCTCAAATCTATCAAGGGTGTGGAAAAGTCGAATACTCAAGTGGTGCTGTCAACTCTCAAGGAAACCATAAACAGGTAG
- a CDS encoding cobalamin B12-binding domain-containing protein, protein MNRHYFSFMEHFEKKDKDACVQFAVKGLSGGLFTLPELYEEILTPALFTIDECQDEDKGCIWDEHVKTGIVKTIIESVYPLVIEMKNNKKPLGIKVLLACPERELHDVGLRMIADMFAIEGYEIVFVGANTPRDQVSIAINIEKPKYVAISVTDHYHISEAKKLIEEIRNDHGDGIKVILGGRAIKNNMELFSALGGDLFMDSYSDIKRLREGDAS, encoded by the coding sequence ATGAATCGACATTATTTTAGCTTTATGGAGCATTTTGAAAAAAAGGATAAGGACGCCTGCGTGCAATTTGCTGTCAAGGGCCTTTCTGGCGGTTTGTTTACACTTCCAGAGCTATATGAGGAAATACTAACCCCTGCCCTGTTTACAATAGATGAGTGTCAGGATGAGGATAAAGGCTGCATCTGGGATGAGCATGTAAAGACTGGTATAGTAAAGACAATTATAGAATCAGTATATCCTCTTGTAATAGAGATGAAAAATAACAAAAAACCACTTGGGATAAAGGTGCTTCTTGCCTGCCCGGAGCGGGAGCTTCACGACGTTGGGCTCAGAATGATAGCGGATATGTTTGCAATCGAGGGATATGAGATAGTCTTCGTAGGCGCCAATACTCCACGGGATCAGGTATCCATCGCAATCAATATTGAAAAACCAAAATACGTCGCCATAAGCGTCACTGACCATTATCACATCTCAGAAGCCAAAAAGCTTATTGAGGAGATCCGGAACGATCATGGAGATGGAATTAAAGTGATACTTGGAGGCAGAGCCATAAAAAATAATATGGAGCTATTCAGCGCATTAGGTGGAGATCTGTTTATGGACAGCTACTCAGACATAAAAAGGCTCAGGGAGGGTGACGCCTCATGA
- a CDS encoding glycine/sarcosine/betaine reductase component B subunit yields MELELRYNYVKDIVLSDTTKIENGILSVDTEELGMLLMEDDRIEDVGFDVAKPGDSVRILPVKDVVEPRCKIDGDGFPGLVGEIYEAGRGTTCVLKNAAVVTTGPIVGFQEGIIDMSGPLSYYTPFSKLFNLVINVIKKTGVTPHEHEEVVRLAGVKAANYLAKACIPFGYEDSETIKWGSLDDKNHEYKDLPKVAYVYQCVGQGLLHDTYFYGKDSKLMLPTPINPLEAFDGALVSGHCVSAGSKTTTYHHQNNAVIKECFKRHGKEINFIGAVVSPMTTVLQDKYRNSMLTAKIVELMGADGAIQSQEGFGNPTTDLMMICKRLENKGIKTVMISNEDAGVDGKSESLPDGVDEADAIVSTGNSNARIRIPRMDRIIGDLDALEHITGGFVGSRQEDGSLIVEIHGIIGSHNLQGYSYLSATTV; encoded by the coding sequence ATGGAGCTTGAATTGCGTTATAACTATGTAAAGGATATTGTTCTGTCAGATACGACGAAAATCGAAAACGGTATACTGTCCGTGGACACTGAGGAGCTCGGGATGCTTCTAATGGAGGATGACAGGATAGAGGATGTTGGCTTTGATGTTGCAAAGCCTGGAGATAGCGTGAGGATATTGCCTGTAAAGGATGTAGTAGAACCCAGATGCAAGATCGATGGAGATGGCTTCCCGGGGTTAGTTGGTGAGATTTATGAAGCTGGAAGGGGTACGACCTGCGTTTTGAAGAATGCTGCAGTTGTAACTACCGGGCCTATAGTAGGATTCCAGGAGGGGATCATCGATATGTCGGGTCCTCTGTCTTACTATACACCGTTTTCCAAGCTGTTCAATCTTGTTATAAACGTTATTAAGAAAACGGGTGTTACCCCTCATGAGCACGAGGAAGTGGTAAGACTGGCCGGAGTGAAGGCTGCAAATTACCTTGCCAAAGCATGTATCCCCTTTGGTTATGAGGATTCAGAGACCATTAAGTGGGGATCACTTGATGATAAAAATCATGAATACAAGGACCTTCCAAAGGTAGCTTATGTATATCAGTGCGTTGGCCAAGGGCTTCTTCATGATACCTACTTCTACGGCAAGGATTCCAAGCTTATGCTTCCTACACCTATAAATCCGCTGGAGGCGTTCGATGGCGCACTTGTCAGCGGGCACTGCGTATCTGCAGGATCAAAGACTACTACATACCATCACCAGAATAATGCTGTCATTAAGGAGTGCTTCAAAAGACATGGCAAGGAGATAAATTTTATCGGAGCAGTTGTCAGCCCGATGACAACGGTTCTTCAGGACAAGTACAGAAATTCAATGTTAACAGCAAAAATCGTAGAACTGATGGGTGCGGATGGAGCTATACAGTCTCAGGAGGGCTTTGGAAATCCAACTACCGATTTGATGATGATATGCAAGAGGCTTGAGAATAAGGGCATAAAGACCGTCATGATAAGCAACGAGGACGCAGGAGTGGATGGTAAGTCTGAATCACTTCCGGACGGCGTAGACGAAGCAGATGCAATAGTATCAACCGGAAACAGCAATGCAAGGATAAGGATCCCAAGGATGGATAGGATCATCGGGGATCTGGATGCCCTTGAACATATAACCGGTGGGTTCGTCGGCTCGAGGCAGGAGGATGGAAGCCTGATAGTAGAGATCCACGGGATCATCGGAAGCCATAATCTTCAGGGATACAGTTATCTTAGCGCTACTACTGTTTAG
- the msrB gene encoding peptide-methionine (R)-S-oxide reductase MsrB: MKPSTKKIIIYAILGLMILIAFSYFTRDTEKYSTEDAVRAEPMPDYSNSRYKEIYLAGGCFWGVQAYFDRMLGVVYTNVGYANGESEDTDYYSIGETGHAEAIYVVFDPDILSLEELLGYFYGIIEPTVLNRQGNDIGTQYRTGIYYVDPEDFETIKRVTEQEQEKHDEPIVTEIELLQNYILAEEYHQDYLVKNPGGYCHVDLSNIPRERPAVYTNAYPKPGDSEIRSELTSLQYSITQENATETPFQNPYWNNEEHGLYVDIVTGEPLFLSLDKFDSGSGWPSFTRPVQREVLTYHIDESLGMARTEVRSRSGDSHLGHVFDDGPVEEGGLRYCINSGALRFIHEDDLEKEGYGDFLIYFR, encoded by the coding sequence ATGAAACCGAGTACCAAGAAGATTATTATATATGCCATTCTGGGTTTGATGATCCTGATCGCTTTTTCATACTTCACCAGAGATACGGAAAAGTACAGTACTGAGGATGCAGTGAGGGCTGAGCCTATGCCTGACTACTCCAACAGCAGATATAAGGAGATATACCTGGCAGGAGGCTGCTTCTGGGGAGTTCAGGCCTATTTTGACAGAATGCTTGGTGTGGTTTACACAAACGTTGGCTATGCCAACGGGGAAAGTGAGGATACTGATTACTATTCAATAGGTGAGACTGGTCATGCTGAAGCTATTTATGTGGTGTTTGATCCTGATATATTAAGTCTTGAGGAGCTTTTAGGATATTTCTATGGAATAATTGAGCCGACTGTATTGAACAGGCAGGGCAATGACATTGGGACCCAGTACAGGACCGGAATATACTATGTTGACCCTGAGGACTTTGAAACCATAAAAAGAGTCACTGAACAGGAGCAAGAAAAGCATGACGAACCAATAGTAACAGAAATAGAGCTTTTACAGAACTATATACTCGCTGAAGAGTATCATCAGGACTATCTTGTAAAAAATCCTGGTGGATACTGTCATGTTGATCTTTCAAATATACCCAGAGAAAGACCAGCAGTATATACGAACGCCTATCCAAAGCCGGGCGACAGCGAAATAAGGTCTGAACTTACAAGTCTTCAGTACAGCATAACTCAGGAGAATGCCACAGAGACCCCATTCCAGAACCCATATTGGAATAATGAGGAGCATGGTCTTTATGTAGACATAGTAACCGGAGAGCCACTTTTTCTCTCGTTAGACAAATTTGATTCAGGCTCCGGCTGGCCAAGCTTTACCAGACCGGTGCAAAGAGAGGTCCTTACCTACCACATAGATGAGAGTCTTGGGATGGCAAGGACTGAGGTTAGAAGCAGAAGCGGCGACTCCCACCTTGGACACGTTTTTGATGATGGTCCTGTTGAGGAGGGAGGCCTTAGATACTGTATAAACAGCGGTGCATTGAGATTTATTCATGAGGATGACCTTGAGAAGGAAGGCTATGGAGACTTCCTTATCTATTTCCGATAG